The window gagcagtgctccgaaagcgagtgattccaaacaaacctgttggactttaacctggtgttgtaacacttctgTGTTTTAGGATTTGGAAATAGTTGAGACGGCATTTCAAGCTCCTTTCTCGGTCTTCACTAGACCCTATTTGCAACAATCACTTCTTCCTATTTGGACTCCACATTTAAATCTTGGGAACTGAAAGGTTTGGTGTGTTTTGGGGATCTGTTTGTGCAGAGGACGTGTGCCAGTTCTAGATAAATCCCATCTGTCCAACTCCAGCCTCTTTCGGCATTTTCCAAGTTCACGATTTTTTACGAAAggcttttccttcctttcctttggcACCACAGTCTTCCCTGATGAAGAGGATTCTGTCCTTGGGGCAGCCTGGCGAGGGGTCTATTTGGGACCTTTATGACCATACTTTGTCGGGTTTTGCTCTGTTaagtggtgtggcgggggggaggggggcaggaagtGGGAAAGTGAATTGGGCCCCATCCttactggggaggtttggagcgaggcccttcacagggtcaactccacgtcctCACGAGTACGGCTGAATCGAATGcattttaaggtggtgcacaggacgcACTTGACCAGGGCAAGGATGAATTGGGTTTTTCCGAAATGTTGAAGATAGGTGTGATGGCTGTTCCCTTGGCCTGGCTGTGCCCCAAATCTGTAGGCCACTGCTTCATTCTTCAATCCAAGTTGGAGATAACCCATGTGGGTTTAGACCCATGCCCGCTGATGGCCATATTCATCTTGGCGTACAGGTAGATGTTCTCACCTTTGCCTCATCGACAGCCCGGAGACGAATATTGCGTGGCTGGAGAACTCCCACTCTGCCCAGTGCTTGGCTGAGTGACTTAGTGTCAGTTCTACACTTGTTGAAGGTCAGATTCACCATCAGGGAGTCAGTGACGAGATTCTATCCAAGATGTTTTGCGCTTTAAAGAGTTAGTTACCgtcagttgttgggggggggggggggtttgggttagttTAGTATTCAAGTTCATTATGTGTCGTGGGTTTTTAAATAAACTTTTATATCTGCTTGTGATTTTTTCACATTCTTTTGTTTTGACTTGTTATGATGATAAAATTTTGACatatttttaataaaaagatCATCTAAATACTCTTAAAAAAATCCCAGTCACTTTCCCAACAGCTTTCTCTTCCTGACCCTTCCCATTCAActattgccccccccctcccagaccccCACAGTAATATTGCCATTCTTCAGCCAACTTTATTGGagaccgggcagcacagtggcctagtggttagcacaaccgcctcacggcgctgaagtcccaggttcgatcccggctctgggtcactgtccgtgtggagttttcacattctccccgtgtctgcgtgggtttcgcccccacaaccccaaaaatgtgcagggtaggtggattggctgcgctaaactgccccttaattggaaaaaataattgggtaatctaaatttataaaaaaaaactttattggaGAGCACGCGGGTGCCTCCTGTTGAATAAATTCACATAGTACATTCCCTTTGGCTACTGTTCCCTATTTCTCAATCAGATCGTTGTATAGTAACATAGGTGTTTTATTGTTCTTCCTTGTTATATGTTAACACGTTAACACGTACAGTTGTACACGAGAAATGCAGAGAAACAGTGCGAACTTGTGCTGTGCCTCGCAAACCAGCCGTGATTCCCAGGTACCGCTCCGGTTGATTTGGTGACCTCAGCTGGTGGGGTACAACTGACCTCAGTGCCaggggaatggaagaaattaattgaggTTCCAGCTTACGGCTCCAACGCAGTGGATCTCTCCCAGAAAATGTATTTGTGCCAGGTTTAGGAGGACAAGGTCGATCTGAGATACGTTGTGAGTTGAACTGAAGGTCATCTAAAGCCTGAGGCCTTGTAACCATCTCAGTAAGGAGTCAACGCCTTCAAGATATTTGGGGAGAGATTGACCAACCCTGGTTGATGAAGGACCTGACATTCTGTTCAAGCAGTATTGAGGGATTTCCCTCTTCTTCCTGGATTAGGAACATAACCGACTGAGGGATCTGGCCCCTACGCAGAAGCTGGAGAAAAATGAGGGGCGGTGTGTGTTGACATCTCTTCCCCCTTTGCCAAAGGGAGGTGGGACAGGGGAGTAGGGATTGAAGACAGCGAGCCAACCTGTTCCAGCTAGAAAGAGCATTCACTGGTTTCAATGATCTCGACGTGCAAATTTCAACTGGAGAAAAACCTCCTTCACGCTCCCCAAACATTTTCCGGTTTGGTAGAATCTGTATTCGCAAAGTGAACCCTGAATAGCCAACATCCCATTTCTAACCAAACAATTTTCTGGTAGACGGTCACTCGTCTCACTCCTCCACCGTGGAGAACAGGCCAAAACAGTCGGGCAGTTGAAGTTACATTTCGGTGTTGCTTACCCACACCGCAATTCACAGATGCAGCAGGTCGAAATGCAAAGATACAGTTCTCTTGCAAGAGCCAATTACAAACGATCTCCTATAAATACGTACGCCATTTCCAGGGACAAGCGTGGAGATTTCATCACTTTTAAACATAGTTTCGAAGACTCTGGAGATAGTCCCGCTTGTCACCACTCCGTGGTGGGAACGCCCCGTGACGGAGTTGAACATTTCTGCAGTTCCTTCCGGAATGATCCCTCCCTCTATTGGCCAGCACTCATTCTTTGCTCTGCTATCTCATTGTATGCCCGCAGAAGGAATTGCCTTTTGTGCTGTTGCATAGTTGCTGTAGATCATACTCGGTCGTGGAGCTGTGATCAGAGCAGCTGTTAGACATCGCATTTTTGGTCGAAGATTTGACTGGAGCTGCCTTAAGCTTTTTCACGTTGCACCCTCTCTCCCGACAATTGGCTTTACAAAATTGTGAATTGTGTTATGGGTGGTGAATGAGAGTCTTTTATTTAATTGAGTGTTGTGATCGGTCAGCTGGGGGGGGGCGACACTGTTGCACTCTGGGATGATAAGGTTGGCCTTCCGTTTGAAGAGTTGTAGGAGGATTTCAGAGGCCTGCTGGGCCGAAGCGCCTTCGCCACCTGACTGGGGTTtcctaaccacagtatttattccAGTAGGTTAATGGAGGGGTTTCTGTGGTATTCCGCGCACACGGGTGTTAGGAATgggatgattggaggaaggtggaGACCTGCTAGGGGATGGCTTTGCCAACCTTCTATTAACAAGCACTGCTGGAGAGAGACTCGGGGCACGATTTGACAACTTCCTATTAATAAGGGGGTTTGGAAAATTGTAATGTGGAATCCATGTACTCACGTGAGTAACGTGAAGGGGCTCATTAAAATAAAATGAGGTTGCTTTATTCACAAGGGCTGTTGGAACGGGGTTTTGAGATGCAGAAAGCCTCCTGTTCACAAGGATAGGTGGAGTGGGATTGCTGGAAGACTTCAGGGCAGTTTGACTCGGATTGTAAGAAAGGGTTGACGATCGACTATTTGCTGGGGCAAATGGGCTGGGACTGTGAAAAAGGTTTGGTGATCTCCCGTTCGCCGAGGTATCGGGAGTGATATTCTGTGAAGGATTTGATCGCCTGTTGATAAGAGCAGCTGGACTGGGGTTGAGGGAAGGTTTTGATGATTTAATGGAGGTCTTTGGAGTGCGAGTGTGGGCTGGGGTTGCTGATTTCTTATTCAGAGGGATAGTTGGGGTGGGATTGTGGGATGGGGTTGGAGATTTTGTATTCAGAGGGGTatttagggtggggttgtgggatgGGGTTGGTGATTTTGTATTCAGAGGGGTATTTAGGGTGGGATTATAGGGAGGAGTTGCTGGTTTCTTATTCAGAGGGGTATTTACGGTGGGATTGTAGAGGGGGATTGCTGATTTTCTCTTCAGAGGGGTATTTAAAGCAGTATTGTAGGGAGGAGTTGATGATTTCCTACTCGGAGGGGTATTTAGGGTGGGACTGGAGGGATAGTTTAAGGATTTCCTAATCAGAGGGGTATTCAGGATAGGATTGTAGGGAGGACTTGATGATTTTCTCTTCAGATAGGTATTTGGGGTGGGAAGGTAAGAACGGTTCATTAATATCCTATTCAGAGGGATATTTGTGGTGGGATTGTAGGGAGGAGTTGATGATTTCCTATTCAGAGGGGTGTTTGGGGCAGGATTGTAAGAACGGTTTATTAATATCCTATTCACAGGGATATTTGGGATGGGATTTTTGAGAGGGTTTGATGATTTCCTATTCAGGGGGATATTTGGAGTGGGATTGTCGAGAGGATTTGATGATTTCCTATTCAGAGAGGGAGTTGGGATGGGATTGTTGAGAGGAGTTGATGATTTCCTATTCAGGGGGATATTTGGGATGGGATTGTCGAGAGGATTTGATGATTTCCTATTCAGAGCGGGAGTTGGGATGGGATTGTCGAGGGGGTTTGATGATTTCCTATTCAGAGCGGGAGTTGGGATGGGATTGTCGAGAGGAGTTGATGATTTCCTATTCAGAGCGGGAGTTGGGATGGGATTGTCGAGAGGATTTGATGATTTCCTATTTAGAGCGGGAGTTGGGATGGGATTGTCGAGGGGGTTTGATGATTTCCTATTTAGAGCGGGAGTTGGGATGGGATTGTCGAGAGGATTTGATGATTTCCTATTCAGAGCGGGAGTTGGGATGGGATTGTCGAGGGGGTTTGATGATTTCCTATTTAGAGCGGGAGTTGGGATGGGATTGTCGAGAGGATTTGATGATTTCCTATTTAGAGCGGGAGTTGGGATGGGATTGTCGAGAGGATTTGATGATTTCCTATTTAGAGCGGGAGTTGGGATGGGATTGTCGAGGGGGTTTGATGATTTCCTATTCAGAGCGGGAGTTGGGATGGGATTGTCGAGGGGGTTTGATGATTTCCTATTTAGAGCGGGAGTTGGGATGGGATTGTTGAGAGGATTTGATGATTTCCTATTTAGAGCGGGAGTTGGGATGGGATTGTCGAGGGGATTTGATGATTTCCTATTCAGAGCGGGAGTTGGGATGGGATTGTCGAGGGGATTTGATGATTTCCTATTTAGAGCGGGAGTTGGGATGGGATTGTCGAGGGGGTTTGATGATTTCCTATTCAGGGGGATATTTGGAGTGGGATTGTAGGAACGCTGTGATTTCCTATTCAGGGCGGGAGTTGGGATGGGATTGTCGAGGGGGTTTGATGATTTCCTATTTAGAGCGGGAGTTGGGATGGGATTGTCGAGAGGATTTGATGATTTCCTATTTAGAGCGGGAGTTGGGATGGGATTGTCGAGGGGGTTTGATGATTTCCTATTCAGGGGGATATTTGGAGTGGGATTGTAGGAACGCTGTGATTTCCTATTCAGGGCGGGAGCTGGGATTGGATTGTCGAGAGGAGTTGATGATTTCCTATTCAGGGGGATATTTGGAGTGGGATTGTAGGAACGCTGTGATTTCCTATTCAGGGGGATATTTGGAGTGGGATTGTAGGAACGCTGTGATTTCCTATTCAGGGCGATATTTGGGATGGGATTGTCGAGAGGATTTGATGATTTCCTATTCACTGGGGTAATTGTGGTGGGATTGTCGAGAGGATTTGATGATTTCCTATTCAGAGCGGGAGTTGGGATGGGATTGTTGAGAGGAGTTGATGATTTCCTATTCAGGGGGATATTTGGGATGGGATTGTCGAGAGGATTTGATGATTTCCTATTCAGAGCGGGAGTTGGGATGGGATTGTCGAGAGGATTTGATGATTTCCTATTCAGAGCGGGAGTTGGGATGGGATTGTCGAGAGGAGTTGATGATTTCCTATTCAGGGGGATATTTGGAGTGGGATTGTAGGAACGCTGTGATTTCCTATTCAGGGGGATATTTGGGGTGGGATCGTCGAGGGGATTTGATGATTTCCTATTTAGAGCGGGAGTTGGGATGGGATTGTCGAGAGGGTTTGATGATTTCCTATTCAGAGCGGGAGTTGGGATGGGATTGTCGAGGGGGTTTGATGATTTCCTATTCAGAGCGGGAGTTGGGGTGGGATTGTCGCGAGGGTTTGATGATTTCCTATTCACTGGGGTAATTGTGGTGGGATTGTCGAGAGGATTTGATGATTTCCTATTCAGAGCGGGAGTTGGGATGGGATTGTCGAGGGGGTTTGATGATTTCCTATTCAGAGCGGGAGTTGGGATGGGATTGTCGAGGGGGTTTGATGATTTCCTATTCAGAGCGGGAGTTGGGATGGGATTGTCGAGGGGGTTTGATGATTTCCTATTCAGGGGGATATTTGGAGTGGGATTGTCGAGAGGAGTTGTTGATTTCCTATTCACTGGGGTAATTGTGGTGGGATTGTCGAGAGGAGTTGTTGATTTCCTATTCACTGGGGTAATTGTGGTGGGATTGTCGAGAGGAGTTGATGATTTCCTATTCACTGGGGTAACTGTGATGGGATTGTCGTGAGGGTTTGTTGAGTTCCTATTCGGAGGGGTAGATGGAGCTGTAACGTGAGATTGATTTGAAGATCTGTTTGTCACCGAATCAGACAGGGTGTGGTTATAAGGAGAGTTTGAAAATGTGGTTTCAGGGGTAGGAATATCATCAGACACCGGCATTTGTTGATTTGTAGAAGTGGCCTCAGGAGGGCCAGTCGATGATGTGGAGGATGTTCTACTCACAGGGGTCGTTGTGGTAGGCTGACTCGAAGGTGTTGAGTATTTCGTACTTACCGCAACACTTGAGGTTTTATTGTGGGAAGTTTTCTTATTAACAGGGATTGTTGCCACTGGCTTTTGAGAAAGCTTTGAAGATTTTCCATTCAAATGGGTTGTTTGAATGTGCTTTTGATGTGGCGAAGATCTGTCCATTGGGATCCTAGGTGACTGAAAATGATGAAAGTGCAGAATCTGTTGATCCTCGGGGGAAATTTGATTGTGACTTTGGGATGCTATTGAAGATCTCCTATTTACAGCTGCGTTTCCAGGGTTACTCTGGGGAGGGTGTGAAACTCTTTCGATGGGTGCCGGTGATGAATGGTGAAATTGTGGGGATTGTCTACTATCCATATTGTTCAAAAACAATGAGGGCATCATATTCACAGGAGGATTATGGATGAAAATCGGAGGGCCTACTGAAGGTTTCCAATTGGCAGTGGACATtagaggggggtttggggaaggtAATTGATTTCCATGCACATGTATAGGCTGAATATAATGAAATGGTGGAATTTGACGAGGGGCTTGAGGACGAACAATGAAAAACCTTGAAGATACTCTATTGATAGGGGCAGTAAAAATAGGATCTCGGAAAGGGCTCGGTGATCGATTTTTATGGAAATGTGAACGATGAGCATGATGAGGCTGTGCAATTTGTCTACTCATTGGCGTAGCTTGAGGAACGTTGAAAACCCTTGAGGATACTCTATTCATGAGGGAAGTTTGAGTGGGATTTTGGAATGCGGTTTGAGTGGGATTTGAGAACGGGTTTGGTGATTTATTTCTCTGGATTTTTGGAGAGTAATGGATCTGCGGAACGGGTCCACTCGCTGGAGTAGCTTTTCGAAGAGCATTGTAAACCTTTGAAGATTTTCTATTCATGCGGGCAGTTCCAGTGGGATTTTGGGAAGCGCTTGATGAGTTGTTTCTCTGGATTTTTGGAGCGTGATGGATTCGTGGAACATGTCCACTCGCTGGAGTAGCTTTTCGAAGAGCATTGTAAACCTTTGAAGATTTTCTATTCATGAGGGAAGTTTGAGTGGGATTTTGGAATGGGGTTTGAGTGGGATTTGAGAAAGGGTTTGGTGATTTATTTCTCTGGATTTGTGGAGTGTAATGGATCTGCGGAATGTGTCTAGTCGCTGGAGTAGCTTTACGAAGAGCATTATAAACTCTTGAGAAATCTCTATTCTTGGGGGCAGTTCCAGTGGGATTTTGGAAATAGTTTGATGATTTATTTCTATGGATATTTGTCGTATGGGTAGACCGAAACTTTGGACTTTGTCTCTTCAATTGAGGAGCATTGAAAATCTTTAAAGGTGCTCTTTTTGTCGGGGCAGTTGCAGTGGGAGTTTGGGAAGGGATTGATGATTGATTTCCCCGGACATTTGGAATATGAGTATAATGAAACTGTGGAATTTTCCTACTTGTTAGAGGAGCTTGGGGAAGATCAATATAAAACTTTGAGGAGTCTCGATTCATAGGGGTagtgggagtgggagaagactttGAAGACTTCTTATTTGCTGGGGCAGTTGGAGTGCGATTGTGGGGGGATTTTGAAGATTTCTTATTTGCTGGGGCAGTTGGAGTGCGATTGTGGGGGGATTTTGAAGATTTTTTATTTGCTGGGGCAGTTGGAGTGCGATTGTGGGGGGATTTTGAAGATTTCTTATTTGCTGGGGCAGTTGGAGTGCGATTGTGGGAAGATTTTGAAGATTTCTTATTCACAGCAGCAGATGGAGTGCGATTATGGGAAGGTTTTAAAGATCTCTTATTTTTCGGAGCAGTCTGATTATGGGTGGTTTGAAATCTCCTATTCACGGCTGTAGATGCTGTTGGATAATGGGAGGCTGGAAATCTAACTGGAGTATAAATATGGAGAAACCAAGGAGCTGGTCTATTCGTAGGAGGAGCCTGAAGAGGACTGTTCTTCGGGGCATTTAGAGGAAGAATATTAGAAGCTGAAGATTTTCTGCGTCCTGGATTATGAGGATGTGTAGACTTTCTATTCACAAAAATGTTTTGATTTGGGCCGTAGAGAGTAGTGACTAAAGGCCTTTTTACGGAACCATTTTGAGAAGCAGAATGGGAAATTCTTGATGGTATTCTATTCCTGGAAGTAATTGGAGAGTTTCTATTGAAAGGAGACTTTTGAGAACTATAGGAAACTCCTGAAGATTTTACACTTGCAGATGCATCTTGAATAGAACTGTGGGAAGATCTTGAAAGGTTGTGATTTAAAGGTGGTGCTTTTTTTTTAAGGTTTTGGGAATACATGGAAGAGCTTCTAATTATACGAACAATAGAAGGATTAGATCTTTTGCTAAATGGGGATTTTTGATTATGAATATAGAAAAATATTGGCGAGTTTCTAATGACATATTTATCCAAATTAGGCACGAGATGGGTAACTGAAAATGTATTATTCACCGAAGCTTTTTGCGTAAGACTTTGGGATAACTTTGAAGGTTTGTTGCGATGGGATGCCAGTGTGGAAATTCTGTCAATCGGTGCATTCCGAGCAGGTTCAGACATAGAGATTGAAGACTTTCTGTTCATAAGGCGATGACGGGGAGATGATAATGGTCTATTAAGAGAGGCATCTTTAAGGACATTTTGGGAAGGTAGCGAGGAACTTTCATCCCCAAGAGGATTTTTAGTCATATGAGCATTTGGAAGTAGAATGGGAGAAGGTGTGAAACTGTTAGAGGCAGGAATCGGAGGAGAAATTGACGGTCTTCTATTCAGAGAAGCGTATTGGAGGGAAGTAAGGAAACCCACAAAAGATCTGCTATTTAAAGCAACATTGTGAGTGGGACTATAGGAGGCTATTGAAAGCAATGTTTTCATGTGGTTATTAAGACGATGATTATGGGTCGGCATTGAGTGCCTATTCATAGAAGGATTTGAAATGGGCCTTTTAGCCACATGAGAATTTGGAGGAATATGGCGAGATGGTGAAGATCTACTCTTCATTGGAGCATTTTGAGTCGAATGATGGGAAGATGATGTCAGTGTCCCACTCAGAGGCTCATTTTGTGTAAGGCTATTGGAAGATGATAGGGACCTCCTATTCCTAGTGGCGTCTTCCCCACTCGGTAACATTACGTCAAATTGGCTTAAAGCGTTTTCAAGAATACTCAAGTCTTCTTCATTTGGATTTCTTCTTGAAAACTTCTTTTTTGTTTCTATCAGAAGTTCTTCCAGCTGTTGTACATTGGGATCCGCCATGGCTTTATTTGATGGCCCGCTTgacaatttatttatttgttcctgACCAGAGGCTTTTTGACTACCCAAAGGCTTGGCGACGACATTATACTGTGCCATTTTATTAGGCAGTTCCCTCCTATGTTCAGCCTGCTTATACTTGAAACTTCCATTGGGAAGGAAGAGACTTTTGATCAATCCTTTATTCATTTCAGCAATCTGCTCCTGGTTTTGTTCTGACTGGATTGAGTCCTGTTCTCTTTCATATGGTTTACTTTCTGGAGTTATGACCCTATTAGTGCTGTGGCTGGTTTCTTCAGAACCTCCATTCTTTTTGGTCTTTGATAGCACGGAATTCAGTTGGCGGATGGCAGCTTGGATACTATCTATGTCATTTTTCATTGGTTTTCGTTTTGAAAACTGCTCTTCCAAATCCTTCGTTAAATTTTCAAGAGAAGGAATGTCAGAATTCTGTTCACTCATTAGGGGTGGGTTAAATATATGCTGACGCTCAAAATCTCCTTCAGGGATGATCAAACTTCTGAGCAGCCCGCTATTGTGACTCGATATTTGCTTTCTTACGGATGTGTCATTTTTTGGTTGATTCAGTTTTGTGTTACTCATAGTCAATGGGTGGGTTTCTATTGGATGGTATCTGCCTTCTGTTTGAAGCAAATTTAGCGCAGCTTCAATGTGCCCCATGGTTATAGTGTTTGGAACGGGCGAGTCTTGTTTCTGAGCAGGTTGGGTTGTAGATGAGGAACCATGTTTCTGAGCATGTTGGGTTGTAGATGAGGAACCATGTTTCTCAGCATGATGGGTTGTAGATGAGGAACCATGTTTCTGAGCATGTTGGGTTGTAGATGAGGAACCATGTTTCTCAGCATGATGGGTTGTAGATGAGGAACCATGTTTCCGAGCAGGTTTGGTTGTAGATGAGGAACCATGTTTCCCAGCAGGTTTGGTTGTAGATGAGGAACCATGTTTCCCAGCAGGTTTGGTTGTAGATGAGGAACCATGTTTCCCAGCAGGTTTGGATGTAGATGAGGACCCATGTTTCTCAGCAGGTTTGGGTGTAGATGAGGACCCATGTTTCTGAGCAGGTTGGGTTGTAGATGAGGACCCATGTTTCTCAGCAGGTTTGGGTGTAGATGAGGACCCATGTTTCTGAGCAGGTTTGGTTGTAGATGAGGAACCATGTTTCTCAGCAGGTTGGGTTGTAGATGAGGAACCATGTTTCTCAGCAGGTTGGGTTGTAGATGAGGAACCATGTTTCTCAGCAGGTTTGGGTGTAGATGAGTACCCATGTTTCTCAGCAGGTTGGGTTGTAGATGAGGAACCATGTTTCTCAGCAGGTTTGGTTGGAGTGGATGATCTATGTTTCTGAGTTGCTTCACTTAGTCTATATGTGCTCTGCCTCTGCGGTGGCTTGATTGACATGGTTAAGTTATGTTTCTGATACCCTTTAGTTCGAGTGTGTGAACCATGTTTCTTATCTATGTTGGCCTGAGCGAATAAGCCATATTCCTGAAGCATGTTGGTTGGTCTGGCTGAACTGTATTTCTGATGCACAATGGTTGGAGAGGATGATGCATATTTCTGAGGCATATCTGTTGGAATGGATGACCCATGTTTCCGATGAAGGATGATTGGAGAGGATGATGCATATTTCTGAGGCATATCTGTTGGAATGGATGACCCATGTTTCCGATGAAGGATGATTGGAGAGGATGATTCGTATTTCTGAGGCATATCTGTTGGAATGGATGACCCATGTTTCCGATGTAGGATGATTGGAGAGGATGATGCATATTTCTGAGGCATATCTGTTGGAATGGATGACCCATGTTTCCGATGAAGGATGATTGGAGAGGATGATGCGTATTTCTGAGGCATATCCGTTGGAATGGATGACCCATGTTTCCGATGAAGGATGATTGGAGAGGATGATTCGTATTTCTGAGGCATATCTGTTGGAATGGATGACCCATGTTTCCGATGAAGGATGATTGGAGAGGATGATGCGTATTTCTGAGGCATATCTGTTGGAATGGATGACCCATGTTTCCGATGAAGGATGATTGGAGAGGATGATTCGTATTTCTGAGGCATATCTGTTGAAATGGGTGATCCAAGTGTCCGATGTAGAAAGGTTGGAGAGGATGAGCCATGTTCATGATGCATGTTCGGAGT of the Scyliorhinus canicula chromosome 30, sScyCan1.1, whole genome shotgun sequence genome contains:
- the LOC119958629 gene encoding mucin-17-like isoform X47, with the translated sequence MYKSPRNIPPLFTLTALCLYVLPCSCPAVSTAPFAPHQHSKGPSPGLTANPFAIRPKRRAEPALKPSPQRSMLPTTDHTPIRQSMFKERVPGDRRRFSRDSRTLSDIIFDFYVKNASRPSYLKSMLEEKTSDVRNTMHGKEHLLPAMDLNRPHVTHSNGSMIDGAPPDHVDKSLDIDLDSAKSEDRDKVPTDVGKVLQLFSQMFEEYMRFKAHSAQNEIPATKEAIEQPCEKILNGKSETEDPLKGNQEAITVNANRTPSYSSEHPVNGLPQMESSPTPIQRNVSKQEEKFGSFESLVKTMLNTFPKPTNQQREIDHFHDQSKPSFSVQESIIIETLEQFTNMIPAGEFSQTQSSPTVSTEKESRKRGAHSLTTAAQGDGFSISATRPQREFSTSFKVPHHDDFSVTTTRPQHGHFTTSTAKYWHGNVSTPTTAHRQGDFSWPTPAHRQSNVSTSTPAHRQGDSSTSTPANQQGDSSTSTTAHRQGDLSRPTPAHRSGDFSRPTAAHRSGDFSRPTPAHRSGDFSRPTPAHRSHDLSKPTTAHRQGDFSRATTAHRSHDLSRPTPAHWSGDFSRPTTAHRPGDFSAPANQQGDSSTSTPANQQGDSSTSTPANQQGDSSTSTPANQQGDSSTSTPTSQQGDSSTSTPANQQGDSSTSTTAHRQGDSSTSTPANQHGDSSTSTPTSQQGDSSTSTPAHQQGNVSTPTPANQQGDSSTSTTAHRQADLSMPTDAPPKYGSSTPIIINQIYGLSTPNMHHEHGSSSPTFLHRTLGSPISTDMPQKYESSSPIILHRKHGSSIPTDMPQKYASSSPIILHRKHGSSIPTDMPQKYESSSPIILHRKHGSSIPTDMPQKYASSSPIILHRKHGSSIPTDMPQKYASSSPIILHRKHGSSIPTDMPQKYESSSPIILHRKHGSSIPTDMPQKYASSSPIILHRKHGSSIPTDMPQKYASSSPTIVHQKYSSARPTNMLQEYGLFAQANIDKKHGSHTRTKGYQKHNLTMSIKPPQRQSTYRLSEATQKHRSSTPTKPAEKHGSSSTTQPAEKHGYSSTPKPAEKHGSSSTTQPAEKHGSSSTTQPAEKHGSSSTTKPAQKHGSSSTPKPAEKHGSSSTTQPAQKHGSSSTPKPAEKHGSSSTSKPAGKHGSSSTTKPAGKHGSSSTTKPAGKHGSSSTTKPARKHGSSSTTHHAEKHGSSSTTQHAQKHGSSSTTHHAEKHGSSSTTQHAQKHGSSSTTQPAQKQDSPVPNTITMGHIEAALNLLQTEGRYHPIETHPLTMSNTKLNQPKNDTSVRKQISSHNSGLLRSLIIPEGDFERQHIFNPPLMSEQNSDIPSLENLTKDLEEQFSKRKPMKNDIDSIQAAIRQLNSVLSKTKKNGGSEETSHSTNRVITPESKPYEREQDSIQSEQNQEQIAEMNKGLIKSLFLPNGSFKYKQAEHRRELPNKMAQYNVVAKPLGSQKASGQEQINKLSSGPSNKAMADPNVQQLEELLIETKKKFSRRNPNEEDLSILENALSQFDVMLPSGEDATRNRRSLSSSNSLTQNEPLSGTLTSSSHHSTQNAPMKSRSSPSRHIPPNSHVAKRPISNPSMNRHSMPTHNHRLNNHMKTLLSIASYSPTHNVALNSRSFVGFLTSLQYASLNRRPSISPPIPASNSFTPSPILLPNAHMTKNPLGDESSSLPSQNVLKDASLNRPLSSPRHRLMNRKSSISMSEPARNAPIDRISTLASHRNKPSKLSQSLTQKASVNNTFSVTHLVPNLDKYVIRNSPIFFYIHNQKSPFSKRSNPSIVRIIRSSSMYSQNLKKKAPPLNHNLSRSSHSSIQDASASVKSSGVSYSSQKSPFNRNSPITSRNRIPSRISHSASQNGSVKRPLVTTLYGPNQNIFVNRKSTHPHNPGRRKSSASNILPLNAPKNSPLQAPPTNRPAPWFLHIYTPVRFPASHYPTASTAVNRRFQTTHNQTAPKNKRSLKPSHNRTPSAAVNKKSSKSSHNRTPTAPANKKSSKSPHNRTPTAPANKKSSKSPHNRTPTAPANKKSSKSPHNRTPTAPANKKSSKSSPTPTTPMNRDSSKFYIDLPQAPLTSRKIPQFHYTHIPNVRGNQSSIPSQTPTATAPTKRAPLKIFNAPQLKRQSPKFRSTHTTNIHRNKSSNYFQNPTGTAPKNRDFSRVYNALRKATPATRHIPQIHYTPQIQRNKSPNPFSNPTQTPFQNPTQTSLMNRKSSKVYNALRKATPASGHVPRIHHAPKIQRNNSSSASQNPTGTARMNRKSSKVYNALRKATPASGPVPQIHYSPKIQRNKSPNPFSNPTQTAFQNPTQTSLMNRVSSRVFNVPQATPMSRQIAQPHHAHRSHFHKNRSPSPFRDPIFTAPINRVSSRFFIVRPQAPRQIPPFHYIQPIHVHGNQLPSPNPPLMSTANWKPSVGPPIFIHNPPVNMMPSLFLNNMDSRQSPQFHHSSPAPIERVSHPPQSNPGNAAVNRRSSIASQSHNQISPEDQQILHFHHFQSPRIPMDRSSPHQKHIQTTHLNGKSSKLSQKPVATIPVNKKTSHNKTSSVAVSTKYSTPSSQPTTTTPVSRTSSTSSTGPPEATSTNQQMPVSDDIPTPETTFSNSPYNHTLSDSVTNRSSNQSHVTAPSTPPNRNSTNPHDNPITVTPVNRKSSTPLDNPTTITPVNRKSTTPLDNPTTITPVNRKSTTPLDNPTPNIPLNRKSSNPLDNPIPTPALNRKSSNPLDNPIPTPALNRKSSNPLDNPIPTPALNRKSSNPLDNPTTITPVNRKSSNPRDNPTPTPALNRKSSNPLDNPIPTPALNRKSSNPLDNPIPTPALNRKSSNPLDDPTPNIPLNRKSQRSYNPTPNIPLNRKSSTPLDNPIPTPALNRKSSNPLDNPIPTPALNRKSSNPLDNPIPNIPLNRKSSTPLNNPIPTPALNRKSSNPLDNPTTITPVNRKSSNPLDNPIPNIALNRKSQRSYNPTPNIPLNRKSQRSYNPTPNIPLNRKSSTPLDNPIPAPALNRKSQRSYNPTPNIPLNRKSSNPLDNPIPTPALNRKSSNPLDNPIPTPALNRKSSNPLDNPIPTPALNRKSQRSYNPTPNIPLNRKSSNPLDNPIPTPALNRKSSNPLDNPIPTPALNRKSSNPLDNPIPTPALNRKSSNPLNNPIPTPALNRKSSNPLDNPIPTPALNRKSSNPLDNPIPTPALNRKSSNPLDNPIPTPALNRKSSNPLDNPIPTPALNRKSSNPLDNPIPTPALNRKSSNPLDNPIPTPALNRKSSNPLDNPIPTPALNRKSSNPLDNPIPTPALNRKSSTPLDNPIPTPALNRKSSNPLDNPIPTPALNRKSSNPLDNPIPNIPLNRKSSTPLNNPIPTPSLNRKSSNPLDNPTPNIPLNRKSSNPLKNPIPNIPVNRILINRSYNPAPNTPLNRKSSTPPYNPTTNIPLNRILMNRSYLPTPNTYLKRKSSSPPYNPILNTPLIRKSLNYPSSPTLNTPPSRKSSTPPYNTALNTPLKRKSAIPLYNPTVNTPLNKKPATPPYNPTLNTPLNTKSPTPSHNPTLNTPLNTKSPTPSHNPTPTIPLNKKSATPAHTRTPKTSIKSSKPSLNPSPAALINRRSNPSQNITPDTSANGRSPNLFHSPSPFAPANSRSSTLSYNPSQTALKSSSNPTPPILVNRRLSASQNPVPTALVNKATSFYFNEPLHVTHVSTWIPHYNFPNPLINRKLSNRAPSLSPAVLVNRRLAKPSPSRSPPSSNHPIPNTRVRGIPQKPLH